Proteins encoded within one genomic window of Brassica rapa cultivar Chiifu-401-42 chromosome A09, CAAS_Brap_v3.01, whole genome shotgun sequence:
- the LOC103838505 gene encoding 1,4-dihydroxy-2-naphthoyl-CoA synthase, peroxisomal, protein MADSKELGTASRRISVFTNHLIPLETIPTRVHSVELSTASSMNDNYHKVHGEVPTHQVVWRKADLVGDDGETKEFVDIIYEKAVGEDIAKITINRPERRNAFRPQTVKELMRAFNDARDDSSVGVIILTGKGTKAFCSGGDQALRTPDGYADPNDVGRLNVLDLQVQIRRLPKPVIAMVAGYAVGGGHILHMVCDLTIAADNAIFGQTGPKVGSFDAGYGSSIMSRLVGPKKAREMWFMTRFYTASEADKMGLINTVVPLEDLEKETVKWCREILRNSPTAIRVLKAALNAVDDGHAGLQGLGGDATLLFYGTEEGIEGRTAYMERRPPNFSKFPRRP, encoded by the exons ATGGCTGACTCCAAGGAACTCGGCACCGCGAGCCGCCGTATCTCCGTCTTCACCAATCATCTCATCCCCTTGGAAACAATTCCAACTCGCGTTCACTCAGTGGAACTCTCTACTGCCTCGTCGATGAATGACAATTACCATAAGGTTCACGGTGAAGTGCCGACTCACCAAGTCGTTTGGAGAAAAGCTGATCTCGTCGGTGACGACGGAGAAACGAAAGAGTTCGTTGACATTATATATGAGAAAGCCGTCGGTGAAGATATTGCCAAG ATTACTATAAACCGTCCGGAGAGAAGAAACGCGTTCCGGCCTCAGACTGTGAAGGAGCTTATGCGTGCGTTTAACGACGCCAGAGACGATAGCTCTGTAGGAGTCATCATACTCACCGGCAAG GGAACGAAAGCGTTTTGCAGTGGTGGTGATCAAGCGTTGAGGACACCAGATGGTTATGCTGATCCCAATGATGTTGGTCGACTTAATGTCCTTGATCTCCAG GTTCAAATCCGCAGACTGCCAAAACCAGTTATCGCAATG GTTGCTGGTTATGCTGTTGGAGGAGGACATATCTTGCACATGGTCTGTGATCTAACCATTGCAGCTGATAATGCTATTTTCGGTCAGACGGGTCCTAAG GTTGGAAGTTTTGATGCTGGTTATGGAAGTTCAATCATGTCTCGTCTG gtTGGTCCTAAAAAGGCACGAGAAATGTGGTTCATGACAAGATTCTACACAGCTTCGGAAGCAGATAAAATGGGACTTATCAATACAGTTGTACCG CTAGAGGATTTGGAGAAAGAAACTGTGAAATGGTGCAGAGAAATCTTACGGAACAGCCCTACTGCAATCCGTGTTCTTAAGGCAGCACTCAATGCAGTCGATGATGGCCATGCTGGACTTCAG GGGCTAGGAGGTGATGCGACGCTGTTATTCTATGGAACCGAAGAAGGCATAGAAGGAAGAACAGCTTATATGGAACGTCGACCACCGAACTTCTCTAAATTTCCCCGGCGACCTTGA
- the LOC103838553 gene encoding dynamin-related protein 4C-like, whose protein sequence is MAGRNKHVVSKTSSSLAIVEANPPANKIIPIEAPIVSSYNDRIRPLLDTVDRLRNLNVMREGIQLPTIVVVGDQSSGKSSVLESLAGISLPRGQGICTRVPLVMRLQRSYSTEPEIWLEYGDTVVHTDEEHIAKAICAATDVIAGSGKGVSDAPLTLHVKKAGVPDLTMVDLPGITRVPVNGQPENIYEQISAMIMKYIKPQESIILNVLSATVDFTTCESIRMSRQVDKTGERTLAVVTKADMAPDGLLQKVTADDVSIGLGYVCVRNRIGEETYQEARMQEELLFRTHPKLSLIDDDIVGIPVLAQKLMLIQATMIARCLPEIVRKINEKMEISVLELNKLPMVMASAGEALMTLMDIIGSAKESLLRILIQGDFSEYPEDHKMHCTARLAEMLSQFSDNLQAHSNDVTVDFLMDEIKILDECKCVGLPNFIPRSAFLAILSQYVDGIHSKPVEFIKKIWEYIEAVLIPVISKYAENFPQIQSSVKRAGRNLITKMKEQSVNRVAEIVEMEKLTDYTCNPDYMTSWTEKTASQHSFIHAVLYDEAKPENFSLAGFGEVKISHLRMYHAHLLQQAFDMKMRIASYWNIVLRRIVDNLALFLQFSVKNLVNAQFQKEIVAEMVDPRGGGGVERMMEESPSVASKREKLKKSVKLLKESKDVVAAIVDQNSGYGGR, encoded by the exons ACACTGTTGACAGGCTGAGGAACCTGAATGTAATGAGAGAAGGGATCCAGCTTCCAACCATTGTCGTTGTTGGAGACCAGTCCTCTGGGAAGTCTAGTGTTCTTGAGTCCTTGGCAGGGATTAGTTTGCCTCGTGGGCAAGGAATTTGCACTAGGGTTCCTCTTGTGATGAGACTCCAAAGAAGTTACAGCACTGAGCCTGAGATCTGGCTAGAGTATGGTGACACAGTTGTTCATACGGATGAGGAACACATCGCTAAAGCTATTTGTGCTGCTACAGATGTGATTGCTG GATCTGGTAAAGGGGTCTCTGACGCTCCTTTAACCCTCCATGTGAAGAAGGCTGGTGTTCCTGATCTTACCATGGTTGATCTCCCTGGGATAACTCGTGTTCCAGTGAACGGACAGCCTGAAAACATCTATGAGCAAATATCTGCGATGATCATGAAGTACATCAAGCCTCAAGAATCCATCATCCTCAATGTTCTGTCAGCTACGGTCGACTTCACGACCTGTGAATCCATCCGCATGTCTAGACAGGTTGACAAAACCGGTGAACGGACTCTGGCTGTTGTCACAAAGGCAGACATGGCTCCTGATGGTCTTCTACAGAAGGTTACAGCAGACGATGTGAGCATCGGACTTGGTTATGTATGTGTCAGAAACCGCATCGGTGAAGAGACATACCAAGAAGCGAGGATGCAAGAAGAGCTTCTGTTCAGGACTCATCCAAAGCTAAGCTTGATTGATGATGACATTGTGGGGATTCCCGTCTTAGCTCAGAAGCTAATGCTTATCCAAGCAACGATGATCGCCCGCTGCTTACCTGAAATCGTCCGCAAGATCAACGAAAAGATGGAGATCAGTGTCCTCGAACTGAACAAGCTGCCAATGGTGATGGCTTCCGCAGGTGAAGCATTGATGACATTGATGGACATCATCGGCTCAGCAAAGGAGTCTCTCTTGAGAATCCTCATCCAAGGAGATTTCTCCGAGTACCCTGAGGATCATAAGATGCACTGCACTGCTCGCTTGGCTGAAATGTTAAGCCAATTCTCAGACAATCTCCAAGCACACTCCAACGACGTCACCGTCGATTTCTTGATGGACGAAATCAAGATTCTCGACGAATGCAAATGCGTTGGCCTTCCTAATTTTATACCAAGATCAGCTTTCTTGGCTATACTCTCACAGTACGTCGATGGAATCCATTCCAAGCCGGTCGAGTTCATCAAGAAGATATGGGAGTACATCGAAGCTGTTCTCATTCCGGTTATTTCCAAATACGCTGAAAACTTTCCGCAGATACAGTCTTCAGTCAAACGAGCTGGACGCAATCTTATCACAAAGATGAAGGAGCAGTCCGTGAACAGAGTTGCTGAGATCGTTGAGATGGAGAAGCTCACTGACTACACGTGTAACCCTGACTACATGACGTCTTGGACGGAGAAGACAGCTTCGCAGCATAGCTTCATCCATGCAGTGTTGTACGATGAGGCCAAACCTGAGAACTTCTCTCTCGCTGGATTTGGGGAGGTGAAGATCTCTCATCTGAGGATGTACCACGCTCATTTGCTGCAGCAGGCGTTTGACATGAAGATGAGGATCGCGTCGTACTGGAACATTGTTCTGAGGCGGATTGTGGATAACCTTGCGCTGTTCCTTCAGTTCTCGGTGAAGAATCTGGTGAACGCTCAGTTTCAGAAGGAGATTGTGGCGGAGATGGTGGATCCGAGAGGCGGCGGAGGAGTTGAGAGGATGATGGAGGAGTCTCCTTCGGTGGCAAGCAAGAGGGAGAAGCTGAAGAAGAGTGTGAAGCTCTTGAAGGAGTCTAAGGACGTTGTGGCAGCCATTGTTGATCAGAACTCTGGTTATGGAGGTCGTTAA